In Cydia amplana chromosome 5, ilCydAmpl1.1, whole genome shotgun sequence, the genomic window tttatacataaatattgttgttggCCTTCCAGAACGAGTCCGCGAGCGAGCATTCTTCCTAATCGGGCGCTCCTACAACTCCATATCCCTTGACACCGTGGTGTCCATGACCGGGCTGAGCCGCGACGCGGTGCTGCGCACCTGCGCCGAGCGCAAGTGGACGCTGCGCGAGGACGGCGTCACAGTCGACCCCACTCCCCCCACCCAGCCTAACCCGCTACACACCTCCAGTGAGGACCAACTCTTCAAACTCACCGAGTTTGTATCGTTCTTAGAAAATTAAGTAAgtgcttttatatttttagttcagTGAGATGACAACTTAATATtggtatatttaaataagtttcgtaataaatgatattataaacaCTAGAATTTTTTACCGTGATAGACCTCCAGCAAAATGAAAGGTACAAATTTGTCAAGTAATGGTCTTATAAAATTTGTCAAGTGCTGAAGAAACGTGCTCCTGATAGACAACTCTTAAAAAGAAACCTATAAAGAGGTACGAGTTTCAGCAAGATAATCTTAAATATTCGCCGCATTAACATATTTGCTGGTAAAGGACGGGAACATACTTACATATGCATGGTAACAGGATGTTATGGATATTTAGTATAGGGATATAGGTAAAAAAGGCCATGATATAACAAATtgcatttgatttattttacaatcatttaaacaTGTCCTAAAAAGTACATACAAAAGTATAAAGTTTAGTGGCagtgtataattattaaaaactatCCTAATACTTTATTCTACACGCTAACGTGTCTACATAAATATCCTATTTAGCGACTTTCCTGTTCCATAACAAATTCTCTTTCAAATATCACAAGCAGTACAATGCTTACAAATatgagttttaattttaacttaacGATTAAAACTATTCTAAGAATGAGTATCTACATTTGTTTAACCTAGCCGGTGACATAAACTTTTGGCAACTCTTAGGATTTGTGAGGCACCTCACTAGCCCGGTCATTGGTACCTCCCTTGGAAGGAGACCTGGTTCGGCCTCGGCTGCAGTCTCATGGAGTTGCTCTCGTCCTCGTCGCCGAGCGTCGTCTCGTAGCCTCTGTTCACTTGCCCTCCGTTGGGCTCGGCAAACACGTCTTTCACCGATATGTTAGCAGTAGACGTGCGATGACGTGGTACCACTAGGTTGTTGTTCATCTGAAGGAAATACCAAAGTAATAGGGATTACAGGGGGGTAGGGggacatgttgaattttataacaaaatctagtaaaatagatagcaaacgagcaatttatcacaataatgtgaatattaaaataaaatattgaaaaattacaaaattacaggacctgaaagtttcaaaatttaagtttttttttaacttccaaaaacgataaaagtaagggtaccattcgattccttacatttcatccaaaaaaatattgtatagcaactatatacataaacgcaatatttcaccgacaaaaacgcaattttcttgttttgtccatactacaagatgggcgatgacgtcacggcctctggccgttttgtatagggcgtttcgcgagtgaagtgtgactgtcggactttgactacaatttctgacttttgtgttactttaatgcaatgggtcccatatagacatttgatcctaaaaacaaacccgatcgattgataccataaaaaaaattagtcatgtagcctattaacgATAACACGAGGAATATTGCGTTTTATGATCCTAAGTCCTTGAAGctttagttttgtttttcaatTTGGAACCTTGTCTTCTTTAACAcaagtaaaaataatattttcgaaAGGGCCTCTGGGCCTCAGAAGGTTTTGATTCTCATTAAAGttgttttcatttaaaatatcctaaatatatttttaccatTCCAGTCACTCCGTATTCGTTGTTTGCTCCGAGAGTTTGCATTTGTGATTTTCTTCGCTCCGCCATCACGGAATTCCTCCTCGTTTCTAGAGCCTTCAGTGTCTCTCTTCTTAAGGTCATCTTACGATTAAGTACCGGCGTCCCTGAAAATTAATGAGTTAATTAAAGAACAACAGCATACAACTAACTCTTATATCCGAGGCTATTTATCGGTCCTAGCTAGAGAGGATAGATATAAGTCCAGGGGAAAATCGTGATCTAGTTATTTCAAACcaaaaaaattaatttagaGTTATTTTGTCGTATTTCAATTCGTAACGTTGGTCTGGTATTGGCATTGCGTTACGCCTTGGTCTCCGTCTTGGTGGTCAGTACGCTGCGTATAACGTTGTTCTTTATAAATATTGCCGACTTGACGTGACGTGACGCTGTACGCCGCATACTGCGTCAACCGGAGGCCTTAAGAAGGTTCGTGACTTGGAATAAATTCACCATAAACACTTGCTCCCGAAGACTAGTGGCCCGTTTATCAAaagattgtaacttgtaatacaagtggaagcccctttttgacagcttttgttagaaagggacttccacttgtattacaagttacaagcttttgataaacgggcCACTGGAGATTTGTAAATTAGGAAGTTTTTTACCTGGTCCGTCATTAGCGTTCATATTAAAGAAGCGTTTCTTGAAAGCCACATCGAGCGTGCCAATATTCCTCTTCTTCTGTCTCGCCTTCTCCAAGTTATGGATGGTCTTTCTCCTGCCCACGTTGTGTGGTCCAGAGCCCGAGTCGTTGTCGTAGTCGTCATCCAATCCATTTAGCTTTTGTAAGTCTTTTACTATTGCTATTGCATTTTTATCCAGTAGTGCATCTTGAGATAAGTCTTCCGCCTAGAatttaaaaaggaaaatacTTATTCAAGAATGGCGTGATGAAGAGATAAGACTAGCACAAAATATGTGGATTGAATAACTGGTTGATGATGTACTCGTTTGTTAATCGATTACGTACCTTTTTCGTGCAGAACCAATTCAGTTCAGTGGATGCCAAGATATGCGAAAGGGTTCCAAATCGATGGAACAACATGGCAGTGAACTGGATGAACAAAATCAACGCAAAGAAGAACACGAACACCAGACCGATCGGTTCCAATTGCAAATATTCTTTGGAAATTAATACctggaaatattttaaaatggttaATACCTATACGAAAACgtgttaattaaaaatcattaaaagtagaacataaatcattattcattagGTGTCTTTGAAATTGAGATAGTCGTGGTTTTTGTTACTGACTTGTGCAAATTAATAGGAAACTTGAATCACCATACATGAACAACACCAAAAACAATGTTTAATAGGTACGTGTGCAGTGAGAAAAATGCAATCTTATGTTTTTGACGTCATTTATCATGtgtaaattaaacataaattattatGCCTCGTAAGAATCAACGTATTTTTAGGACAAGTAAAGTAAAAAAGTCAAgcgatataattataaataaggcCCCGAAAAGGAGTTGATTTATTGAATAGATTTTACTTCGTGGGTACCACATTTTCTGTCCTAAAGATAGATCATTGTCCTGACGAGTATAGGTAGGAAAGTTCGTTATATTATAGTAACACTTATAACTTAGGAGTTAACTGTATTAAATTGCATTTCCATTGTACCTATTTAGATAGAAACATTATCCTGTTACACAAATCACCACGTTGTCCGAGGTGTAAAGTATGTACAAGGAAAAGTAGTGTAGTGACCCGGTCACCGTGTTTAATAAGAAGATACCTCCACCCTAATAACCAAAGACAACATCGATCCTCCATCTTGGATAACGTGAAAATTGCAGGAATAATTGTGGACAGTAACATTTTCACCAGGAATCGGTTCTACGGaattatcaaaattaaataacgGATCTAGGGTACAATCAGTAACGTAACTAACTTCATTGAGAAACGCTACCGTTATAACAAGGATTAGAAATATTTATCAATTGTAACCTAATTCTTTTACTGGGATTTGcgttgatcaggaaaataattgggaTTCGGATATTAATTAGAAGGCGTGTGAACCCATTAGAGTGTCGCCGAAGAAGTTTAGTCCTCCGTGTGTTGGGGTTCCATGCTGGTGTGCCAAACCAGGACAGACCGGTTAGAAGAAGATCGTTAGACTCGTGAGACACAATCTTCGATAATTCTGGCTATACCTCGCCTGTCTCCTCGATGTACGTAATATTTGTCTTAATTCCCAAAGGCCAATCCACGTGGAGTTGATCTTTATTGAGTTGTAACAGAAACACTATCAATATGAATAACGCGTTAAACATAACGAATGCAAAAACTGACTTATTACGAAGCTCTATCAAATCGGCAGCAATTCTAGCCTGTAAAAGTACATAAAAACAGTTATTTAGTAAAATTTTGCGTCAACCTTCAAGGGTGATTGGGAATGACTTAATAAAGACTTAATACCACAGGTCTTTTTTTATTTGGAATGTTTGTCCGAAATCTTCGTTCGTCATAGTTCCGAGTCATCGTTGAAGGCCGATCGCTGGATAGGGAAGTCACTGTACCTCTTGCGTAACCTCATCATACGTAATGTTAGTTTTTACTCCGAGCGGCCATTTGAAATGAAGGTTGTCCTTATTCAGTTGCAATAAGAACACAATGAGGACAAAGAGGGCATTGATCATAAAGAATGAGAACACAGACGAGTCTCTCAATTCTTTAAGGTCTCTGGATATACGGTCCTAGAATTAGGGGAAGATTAAcatgaaaatataatattcgTAGCATTTTTCCCTGTAAAGAAACTATTAGTCTTATGTTGTATACAAAAAAGTACGAAtcagaaatgtttttttttaaatcaggtTCGTACGTACGTACCTAATTTATTGTAGCTGAATCTCAAAGTTCTGAAGATTTTAAAAAGGACTCCAAAAAGTAGGTATATCTGCCCGAGTGTCCGGTTGTCCCATAAAAACGCGTGGTTTCTCATATTTAAGATGTTATCCTGCGTTATAGCTTATAAAACAATAACactttttgtaaatatatttcgaAGTCTTAAAGCGTTTGTATGAGACATTCTAATAATTTTGGGACATGCTTCTTATATATTTGAAGTTGAAATGAATGTAGATATGGGTCCAATATATATTGCAATACATATACCCATGAAAATTACGAAATACATTGGTTGTTTCAATgtgttttcgatttttttttgttgatattGGTATTTTTACACAAATGTCACCTTTACGATTACGACATATTTTACCTGTTCTTCCTTATTAGCATCAATGGGGTAGAGATATTTGTCAATGAGATCCTTCCAGAATTGCAGCTCTCCCTGACTCAAAAAGTCAACTTCACCCTTTTTCAATTCTTGGTCTTCTATCCAATAAGGATTGATGAGGTCATCTCTTTGTTCCTAAACGAATAATACAAATTAGGAATACGATTTTACTTTGGTATTATCATcgtttttatttatactttttacCAACACCTTTATATCCACCTAATCAAGGGTTCGTATAGACAGTCAAAGTCTACAAATTGGCAATTTGGTTCTGTTAAATGACCAGAGTTCAATGAATAAGATTCGATATTGTAATAAAGTAGTAAGTTTATACCCTCGGTACAGTAGACAAAGTGTCGGTATCCGAATCCAAGTTGTGTTCGTCCTCTGGGTCCTCTGCTAACGCATCTAACCCGTGATCGCCACTCGTACTACCTCTGTGCCCGATCGATAGCTTACGTCCTCTACTTAGTCCATGTGGGTCAACTGCCCTGAAATGTTACATTAACTTTTTAGTACCAAATTTTTAATATCagtatatttcataaaaaataaaaatgttctcCACCTTTCTACAGTTTCCAATTTTTTCTCCAACTTCTCGAGCGTCGAAGCAATATGCAAGAGCTGAACTTTCTCTTCGTTGCCCTTGGGATGCGTGCAAAGCAAGCACTTAAAAAGTCCAGCGAAAGAGAATTCAATAGACCCCTCTTCTTCGTTGCTATTTACACCTTGTAAAAATCCTAAGAGGGACTTCTGTTTAACTTTCTTCTTGGCTTCCTCGGCTTCTTTCTTCTCCTGCTCGATTTCCTAAAAAGTCCATAATCGCATTAGCCACCTTAGTACAGCAGTTAAATTGCTTGGATACCTAAGTTAACCAACATGTACTcactttttttgttttcttagtCTGCACTTCTCGAGTACCCCACGATACGACGTTCAAGTTTATAATCGAATACAAAATCAAAAGCAAGTACATGGATGGGATAGACAGTAAATATATGATCCCGGGCACGATACACCAAAACTCTTGGGGATGCAAGCACGCCGCTATGAAGAAGGAGCTCGACAACGCTATCAAGAAGATGGCTGAAGGTGATCCTATGCCGTCCTCGCCTAATTGGAGCGCAGTACCGACGATTACAGCCATCATTATCATAGCGTACGCTGTCGATAGAATTTGAGCAACCAATAACTGAAACAAGCAAATGTTAGAAATGAATATGTAGAAAACGCTTCAACTTCTTTTTGTTTCCTCTGAAAGTACTATTGTTTTGCTCAACATATTGGACTTAGCTGACAGATTTCTATGACAATTACTCTTATGAGCTCTCGAGACTGGTTGTCTAATGTATTATAGTCCTTTTTATAGTgcatttttataattatgacaTTCTAGTTTGAGGTAATGTTACTAAGTTTACTTATCGTAGTTCTAAACCAACCTACTTTAGGAGTATAATTAGCTACGGTTTAATAGGCCTCTTGATATTTAATGGCGTAATGTGTACTTATTTCTATCGATTTAATGTGCTGCTCCAAAATTTAAAGTATTCAAAGGTGTTTAAAGGGTCTTACCTGAATTTCGGATTTCATCGTGAAGCAGACAAACATGAATAGCAATATCGGGTACAAGTTGTATTCGAAGGAGGTCCAATTGTCGATTCGGAAAGCAGCCACGAAGGCACCCACCAACATAAGAAATATAGTACCGGGACCCAGGATCGTTCCGCCCATCAACATCATCTGAAATTAATTGAATGTTGTAATAGTCTTAGTAGTTAGGTACTATATACCTAAGTCCTAAAATACTTCCTAGGTAGGTACGGCAAATTGTTTTACATGAATGTTTATTTTGTCTCCTTTTACTCTTGAGAAAATTCTTCGAAGATTTTAAGGCATCACGAAATTCTCTCGACAACCTATGAAAGCAGAAAGACATAGTATACGTGTGAATTCGTTACCTGGTAAGCGATATACGGAGTCGAAATGTTGTCATTGATCTTGATGGTGTGCTTATAGTCGACGAGCAGGTCCATGATGTTGGCGATAGTGGAGGGCACCCAGCGACGACGCTGGTTGTAGAACTCGCTGAAACCTTCGGGGCAATGCGTGTACGCGTCCGACGCGGCTGAGTATTCTACACGGTATCCGCGCTGGAGCAGCAGGGTGCACAACCAACGATCCTCTCCTGTAATGGTAGAGAAGTTGGAGTTTATTTTAAGTCTTGGACTTGGGCAATGGGCACTTTAAATTTCCAGCCAATAGAACAATATATTTTCATGACATTTCTTTAACTttgaaatgattaaaaaaaTTGGGGAGGCTTTAGGCGTCGTCAAAATCTATAAATTCCCTACATTTTATCCATATAGTATTTGAAAGGCGATTAAATGCAAGCTAATTTTGTAGTATTGGAACCGGTCAAAATGTCCTTCTGACATCTAAGCGACTCTTAGCATTTCTTGGCAACTAGGCTACTAGTTCAGTTTTGTTAAGAACTACGAGTAGGATTAAATGTTACGTGTATTTCATTAATTGAATTACCTTGATCGTACTGTACGTAATGCCTAGCCTCATCTGATCGCAAAGTGTATTTCTTCATAACGTTGTCGTCCATGAGAGCCTTTCCTCTGAAGAGCGAGAAGCAGCCGGGGCTGCAGAGTACGCATCCGATCATGTGCTCCGTCGCCTTCTGCAGCCAATGGCCGATGGCGTACTCGAACATCTGGTACCACACCATGGGGCCTGAAATAATTAACTTTGGATTCAGCACCTAACTAAAACAACATCAAATAATTGGTTTTTGGTTCTAAAACTAGCTGCCTTCACAATTATTCTGGACTGCAATCTACAATAAGTATAGGATATATTATGCTCACCAAAACTAACACAACATGAGGAACAAACTAAAAAATTGAAGGAAAGGCGGAACAAACTGAAACTTTGATGCAATCTTAAAGAAAAGGCGCACCAAGCGATACATTACAGATACAAACTAAAATCATCAGGACACGGGATTGGCTTTCGGTTCTCCGGAATTTGCCCTTCGAATGTAGATGTGGTAATGAAAGAGCaagcaaacagaaaaaaatcgttACCTGATCCAACTGGATGAATACGTCCGCAAGCAGCTCCAAGATTCTTATTCTTCTTCATCAAATCGATAAGCAGTCTGACAGCATGAGGCTGGAAGTCGATGTCTCCGTCCAAAGTTAGAAGAAACGTGTTTTCAGCCATAACGTCCTTTCGATCCACGGATATCGGCAACTCCATTAGACGGTGACCCAGAAGGTAGTACATGTACATCACCTTAGGAAATAATAATCATATTTATATCAACAACAGGTTAATGTTTATGTAATAGGCACACGAGGGGGTGTTTTGTAGACTAGCAAAAAAGTTACAGGAGCATATTAATAACAATGCATAGTGAAAAAGGTGATAAAAACAGTTGCTTACTGA contains:
- the LOC134647931 gene encoding chitin synthase chs-2 isoform X3, producing the protein MSDHDRKSYYDKDDQEEIYAPNNNNSLYSNGTLHYCSIYSQRTVHETKGWDSFREFPPKQDSGSMESQKCLEFTVRLLKILAYVITFVVVLGSGVIAKGTVLFMTSQLKKDRRLAYCNRNLGRDKQFIVSLPDEERVAWMWALLAAFAIPEIGTVIRAVRICFFKTSKRPTSAQFIVVFVAESLHTIGLGLLFFKILPELDVVKGAMITNCLCIIPAILGLLSRNSRDSKRFMKVIVDMVAIVAQVTGFIVWPLLENKPVLWLIPIASLCISLGWWENYVTRQSPIGVIKSLGRLKEELNHSRYYTYRFMSIWKILLFLMCILFSIWMEGDDPAMFFQLFNDGFGPHNIVVEEIQIQTGGTMIPDLVNATLTGDSVEVAAVYKSAFYVLLIQMFAAYFCYIFGKFACKILIQGFSYAFPINLVIPLVVNFLIAACGIRNGDNCFFHGTIPDYLFFESPPVYTLSDFISRQMAWVWLLWLLSQTWITIHIWTPKAERLASTEKLFVLPMYNGLLIDQSMALNRKRDDQKDVKTEDLAEIEKEKGDEYYETISVQSDNTGASPKTIKSSDQITRIYACATMWHETKDEMIEFLKSILRLDEDQCARRVAQKYLRVVDPDYYEFETHIFLDDAFEISDHSDDDSQVNRFVKLLVDTLDEAASEVHQTNIRIRPPKKYPAPYGGRLSWVLPGKTKMICHLKDKAKIRHRKRWSQVMYMYYLLGHRLMELPISVDRKDVMAENTFLLTLDGDIDFQPHAVRLLIDLMKKNKNLGAACGRIHPVGSGPMVWYQMFEYAIGHWLQKATEHMIGCVLCSPGCFSLFRGKALMDDNVMKKYTLRSDEARHYVQYDQGEDRWLCTLLLQRGYRVEYSAASDAYTHCPEGFSEFYNQRRRWVPSTIANIMDLLVDYKHTIKINDNISTPYIAYQMMLMGGTILGPGTIFLMLVGAFVAAFRIDNWTSFEYNLYPILLFMFVCFTMKSEIQLLVAQILSTAYAMIMMAVIVGTALQLGEDGIGSPSAIFLIALSSSFFIAACLHPQEFWCIVPGIIYLLSIPSMYLLLILYSIINLNVVSWGTREVQTKKTKKEIEQEKKEAEEAKKKVKQKSLLGFLQGVNSNEEEGSIEFSFAGLFKCLLCTHPKGNEEKVQLLHIASTLEKLEKKLETVERAVDPHGLSRGRKLSIGHRGSTSGDHGLDALAEDPEDEHNLDSDTDTLSTVPREQRDDLINPYWIEDQELKKGEVDFLSQGELQFWKDLIDKYLYPIDANKEEQDRISRDLKELRDSSVFSFFMINALFVLIVFLLQLNKDNLHFKWPLGVKTNITYDEVTQEVLISKEYLQLEPIGLVFVFFFALILFIQFTAMLFHRFGTLSHILASTELNWFCTKKAEDLSQDALLDKNAIAIVKDLQKLNGLDDDYDNDSGSGPHNVGRRKTIHNLEKARQKKRNIGTLDVAFKKRFFNMNANDGPGTPVLNRKMTLRRETLKALETRRNSVMAERRKSQMQTLGANNEYGVTGMMNNNLVVPRHRTSTANISVKDVFAEPNGGQVNRGYETTLGDEDESNSMRLQPRPNQVSFQGRYQ
- the LOC134647931 gene encoding chitin synthase chs-2 isoform X1, which encodes MATTGGKRREEGSDNSDDELTPLANEIYGGSQRTVHETKGWDSFREFPPKQDSGSMESQKCLEFTVRLLKILAYVITFVVVLGSGVIAKGTVLFMTSQLKKDRRLAYCNRNLGRDKQFIVSLPDEERVAWMWALLAAFAIPEIGTVIRAVRICFFKTSKRPTSAQFIVVFVAESLHTIGLGLLFFKILPELDVVKGAMITNCLCIIPAILGLLSRNSRDSKRFMKVIVDMVAIVAQVTGFIVWPLLENKPVLWLIPIASLCISLGWWENYVTRQSPIGVIKSLGRLKEELNHSRYYTYRFMSIWKILLFLMCILFSIWMEGDDPAMFFQLFNDGFGPHNIVVEEIQIQTGGTMIPDLVNATLTGDSVEVAAVYKSAFYVLLIQMFAAYFCYIFGKFACKILIQGFSYAFPINLVIPLVVNFLIAACGIRNGDNCFFHGTIPDYLFFESPPVYTLSDFISRQMAWVWLLWLLSQTWITIHIWTPKAERLASTEKLFVLPMYNGLLIDQSMALNRKRDDQKDVKTEDLAEIEKEKGDEYYETISVQSDNTGASPKTIKSSDQITRIYACATMWHETKDEMIEFLKSILRLDEDQCARRVAQKYLRVVDPDYYEFETHIFLDDAFEISDHSDDDSQVNRFVKLLVDTLDEAASEVHQTNIRIRPPKKYPAPYGGRLSWVLPGKTKMICHLKDKAKIRHRKRWSQVMYMYYLLGHRLMELPISVDRKDVMAENTFLLTLDGDIDFQPHAVRLLIDLMKKNKNLGAACGRIHPVGSGPMVWYQMFEYAIGHWLQKATEHMIGCVLCSPGCFSLFRGKALMDDNVMKKYTLRSDEARHYVQYDQGEDRWLCTLLLQRGYRVEYSAASDAYTHCPEGFSEFYNQRRRWVPSTIANIMDLLVDYKHTIKINDNISTPYIAYQMMLMGGTILGPGTIFLMLVGAFVAAFRIDNWTSFEYNLYPILLFMFVCFTMKSEIQLLVAQILSTAYAMIMMAVIVGTALQLGEDGIGSPSAIFLIALSSSFFIAACLHPQEFWCIVPGIIYLLSIPSMYLLLILYSIINLNVVSWGTREVQTKKTKKEIEQEKKEAEEAKKKVKQKSLLGFLQGVNSNEEEGSIEFSFAGLFKCLLCTHPKGNEEKVQLLHIASTLEKLEKKLETVERAVDPHGLSRGRKLSIGHRGSTSGDHGLDALAEDPEDEHNLDSDTDTLSTVPREQRDDLINPYWIEDQELKKGEVDFLSQGELQFWKDLIDKYLYPIDANKEEQDRISRDLKELRDSSVFSFFMINALFVLIVFLLQLNKDNLHFKWPLGVKTNITYDEVTQEVLISKEYLQLEPIGLVFVFFFALILFIQFTAMLFHRFGTLSHILASTELNWFCTKKAEDLSQDALLDKNAIAIVKDLQKLNGLDDDYDNDSGSGPHNVGRRKTIHNLEKARQKKRNIGTLDVAFKKRFFNMNANDGPGTPVLNRKMTLRRETLKALETRRNSVMAERRKSQMQTLGANNEYGVTGMMNNNLVVPRHRTSTANISVKDVFAEPNGGQVNRGYETTLGDEDESNSMRLQPRPNQVSFQGRYQ
- the LOC134647931 gene encoding chitin synthase chs-2 isoform X2 yields the protein MATTGGKRREEGSDNSDDELTPLANEIYGGSQRTVHETKGWDSFREFPPKQDSGSMESQKCLEFTVRLLKILAYVITFVVVLGSGVIAKGTVLFMTSQLKKDRRLAYCNRNLGRDKQFIVSLPDEERVAWMWALLAAFAIPEIGTVIRAVRICFFKTSKRPTSAQFIVVFVAESLHTIGLGLLFFKILPELDVVKGAMITNCLCIIPAILGLLSRNSRDSKRFMKVIVDMVAIVAQVTGFIVWPLLENKPVLWLIPIASLCISLGWWENYVTRQSPIGVIKSLGRLKEELNHSRYYTYRFMSIWKILLFLMCILFSIWMEGDDPAMFFQLFNDGFGPHNIVVEEIQIQTGGTMIPDLVNATLTGDSVEVAAVYKSAFYVLLIQMFAAYFCYIFGKFACKILIQGFSYAFPINLVIPLVVNFLIAACGIRNGDNCFFHGTIPDYLFFESPPVYTLSDFISRQMAWVWLLWLLSQTWITIHIWTPKAERLASTEKLFVLPMYNGLLIDQSMALNRKRDDQKDVKTEDLAEIEKEKGDEYYETISVQSDNTGASPKTIKSSDQITRIYACATMWHETKDEMIEFLKSILRLDEDQCARRVAQKYLRVVDPDYYEFETHIFLDDAFEISDHSDDDSQVNRFVKLLVDTLDEAASEVHQTNIRIRPPKKYPAPYGGRLSWVLPGKTKMICHLKDKAKIRHRKRWSQVMYMYYLLGHRLMELPISVDRKDVMAENTFLLTLDGDIDFQPHAVRLLIDLMKKNKNLGAACGRIHPVGSGPMVWYQMFEYAIGHWLQKATEHMIGCVLCSPGCFSLFRGKALMDDNVMKKYTLRSDEARHYVQYDQGEDRWLCTLLLQRGYRVEYSAASDAYTHCPEGFSEFYNQRRRWVPSTIANIMDLLVDYKHTIKINDNISTPYIAYQMMLMGGTILGPGTIFLMLVGAFVAAFRIDNWTSFEYNLYPILLFMFVCFTMKSEIQLLVAQILSTAYAMIMMAVIVGTALQLGEDGIGSPSAIFLIALSSSFFIAACLHPQEFWCIVPGIIYLLSIPSMYLLLILYSIINLNVVSWGTREVQTKKTKKEIEQEKKEAEEAKKKVKQKSLLGFLQGVNSNEEEGSIEFSFAGLFKCLLCTHPKGNEEKVQLLHIASTLEKLEKKLETVERAVDPHGLSRGRKLSIGHRGSTSGDHGLDALAEDPEDEHNLDSDTDTLSTVPREQRDDLINPYWIEDQELKKGEVDFLSQGELQFWKDLIDKYLYPIDANKEEQARIAADLIELRNKSVFAFVMFNALFILIVFLLQLNKDQLHVDWPLGIKTNITYIEETGEVLISKEYLQLEPIGLVFVFFFALILFIQFTAMLFHRFGTLSHILASTELNWFCTKKAEDLSQDALLDKNAIAIVKDLQKLNGLDDDYDNDSGSGPHNVGRRKTIHNLEKARQKKRNIGTLDVAFKKRFFNMNANDGPGTPVLNRKMTLRRETLKALETRRNSVMAERRKSQMQTLGANNEYGVTGMMNNNLVVPRHRTSTANISVKDVFAEPNGGQVNRGYETTLGDEDESNSMRLQPRPNQVSFQGRYQ